One Dysidea avara chromosome 8, odDysAvar1.4, whole genome shotgun sequence genomic window, tggattgACTGCACGAGTCATATAGATATTTTTTTGGAAATTATAGTTAGTTGTCAGTATTAATAATCATTTCTTGGCCCTACCAGGTATTAGTTCCTTTATAATTGCCAGTTACAGGGAGTCTGTAGACACATCTTTTTTGAACAGCCAAGCTTTTTTTGCTTGGGGGTATTGTATCACGATGATCATtctgacttttctaggcatgtggcacacaactTAATCAATAAGATTgtcctatggggatacactctataTAGCCATAATTTAGACATTAAAGTGAAACTGTCTTATATAAAGAGGTGGCTTTTGTTGGAAGGTGACTTATCAAGAGGTTCTTAATACcgttccattccagtccatcccaccattccattccactgaatccaaaCGCCCAGAGAAGAACTAGTATAGCTCTGCTGCATGGGGGAATAAAGCCATTcagcagctgcatgcatgcatgcatggtgggATTGGTGGCTGCATTCCAGATCCTGGTAACTATGATAACTATAGCTGCTGTTGGAAACACCTTCAAAAATTCCTTATTATATATATTTGAATATTTAATGGCTAGCTCAAAACTCAACAGATttaatagtataattattgtccTGTGGTCAAATCATTTGATGCACTTCTCTACATACTGTGAAGTACGTCAGTGGCAGATgtaggggggtttcaaggtttccgcggaaaccccctttgaaaaatgattgcgtaacaattaaatgaaTTAATTAGCGCGACGTGCGCctcaatcaagatactctaatagagcagtcgcagtAGCTATTAAAGTACAAGTTATTTAAGATATTTTATGTACTGTCActaggttgtgacctttttttttttttttggtctcaccttaccaaaccagacgatgtagtgcaaacttttgcgtatctcatgtcagtgtatatctccaccttctaaactggaaaccccctttataaattcctagatccgccactgtacgTGCATCATAACAAGTGACTGAATGGAGCATATATTAATGTTATAAGTACCCTGGGAGCTACGTAGCTAAGACACAAGTGTAAAAGTGTagaccatgaatccactgatacaagaTGGACAATCAAAACATCATTATTTTGCTACAAATATCATGAACTAGTATAGTAGCAGCCACTCCAGCCTGAGAAGTAGCAGAGGAAATAACAGCAGACTATATACTCGCCTGACAGAAAATCAAAATGAACTGGTGTGTTGCCTCATTTTGTATGCCAATTACATTATAAGTGATATACACTGAGCAGGTCACTATAGATGTCTATTTCCATATAGGACTacagcaatataattattattataagatCACATTACATCACTTATATACAATTACAATGCCTGCATGGTCTGCTCTAATGGAAATAAAAGATCCTGAAAAGTAACACTCTAAACAATGAATGTCCCTTTACATTAATTGttatacttgactgctctactatAGAGTATATATTAGAGATATCAATCTTTTTAAAAAGCTTCTATGTAATGCCATGATGTGTAATGTATCATGCCATGATGTGTAATGTATCATGCCATGATGTGTAATGTATCATGCCATGATGTGGTATAGATTATTGTATACTGTACTACACATGCTGTTATGCAGTCatttttgtgctgccaaactattAGAAGtctaaaatttatttttaaagagtatctaatggtttttcaatacaCAAATTACaagcatgcacatacatgaTTATTAAATCAATTGTACAAGTGTGTTGGAGGTTCAGTAGGTTAATTACCATATTGAATTAGCTAAAAGTGTTAAAAATTTGGTaatgggtgatttgttacaTCCACTACACGCATGGAAGAAATGTGCtgaatattttgaggggcaataTTTTCGAGATTGAGCAAgcagctaaaaataaaattttggcaGATTTGCATGCAAAcaatcccaaaatgtattagactaatatggaggtctaaatatttcaaggatgaaattttcactgttaaccACCAAAACCTCAACATCAGTGAAATGTTCTCTCTCGAAATATTTGGGCTATATATGGGACATGGATAATTTATTCTATGTATAGTAAATATTTTAGACAATAGATATAGCAAAATGGCTATACAGCTTCTGGAAGCATACTACTCAGTTTTGTACTGATCAAACTTCCCCCATGCAGAGCAACTCCTTTGAGTTAAATGATAAaacctacatagctacatgttgTATAATTTGAATCATTTCATGATCAGTTGCCATATGCATAGCAACAGATGAAGAGAAATTTAaattagctatattatagtTAGTATTGAATAGAACATTATAAGTCTCTGGAGCATATAAGGTATCTAAACCACATGCTCTAGATTGTGACACCATATAAGGTATCTAAACCACATGCCCTAGATTGTGACACCATTAACACTGAGCTAGTAAAGTCTTAACACATGCACAGTCAACAATGAGAAGGATCCATGACAATGTTCAGGACTATACTGCTTACTGTGTCACTTTAGAAACAATTACACCATTTGTATTATATATGATTTTCTCTAATTACTAGCTAACTTGTAGATCCATTGCAAGATATTACTGGGAAGACATAATGTCTCCGGCAATGTTTTTGTAGCTTAATTGGTGACTGGGAGTCCTGTGGATTTGTTTGCTATATTAGCTAATAATTTTAAGTGTTGGCTATTTTAGTACATACACATGAACAGTTCAGCTGGATGAAGTGCAAGGCAGCTAGTGATGTTACTTTACAAGTgactataatataattataatatctaCATGTTCACCATTTCGTTCTCTACATGCTGCATAGTTTTTACCCTATCTGAGGTAATGGTTGTTGGGATTTGTCGACAAACCTCTTCATGGTCAGTATTATGCACTTTTAAACAAGAATTCAATTGACAAGACTAGAAGTGTGTGCTGGCTGAAAAGCCATGTTCACTCAGAGTCGGAGTCTACAATACTTGCCATTCAGAATCAGGCCATCACCACCAGAGTTCTTCAGGTTAAGATTATGAAGATGAGCATTCCTTCTATAATGTGTAGATTGTGTGGAGAGCATGAAGAATCTGTTGTTCATTTGTTGGCAGCTTGTCCATCATTGGCTGCCACTGCTTATTTATACCGTCATAACTTAGTAGCTGGAGTGGTGCATTGGCATTTGATGAGGCTGCATGGATTTTTACCTGGTTCCTCGTGTTGGTTCACTCATAGACCCCCTGCTGTGGTTGAATCATCGGCAGTGAAGATCCTGTGGGATTTTAGCTTACAGTCTGCCAGTCACCACCTGAGTAATCACCCAGATATTGTTTTATTTGACTATGACCTTAAGAAGATCTACTTCATTGAAATTTCTTGTCCAGCTGATGTAAATGTGCCCTCTAAGGAGCAAGAAAAGTTACAGAAGTATCAATCATTGGCACATGATTATCACTTGATGTACAGAATGCCGGTGATAATTATCCCTGTGGTGGTTGGATGTACAGGTGTTGTATCTTCTAACTGTATTACTCACCTTCGTCGTATCCCAGACTTTTCTAACAATTTATTTTGTACCATTCAAAAGGCAGCCATAATTGGAACTGTTCATGTCCTACGGTGTACAAATGTGATTTAATGAACATTATCTTATGTACTTGTACATGATTCTGTTCTTTGTCTGTacaattgtgtgtacatgtaattcttttaatgaaaagtagtagtagtagtagcagtagcagtagcagtagtagtagtagtagcagtagcagtagtagcagcagcagcagcagcagcagcagcagcagcagcagcagcagcagcagcagcagcagcagcagcagcagcagcagcagcagcagcagcagcagcagcagcagcagcagcagcagcagcagcagcagcagcagcagcagcagcagcagcagcagtagtagtagcagtagtagtaacCAAGTACCAGCGGTTAGCAGGGGAGATGTCAAGGACTTATTGTCAGCCGGTAGTGGTTGTTCCAGTTGTTTTTGGAGTCTCTGGAATAGTTTCAAAGAATCAGAAGAGCCATCTGAAGAAGATTCCAGCCTATAATGAAGTAGTTTTTGCCACCTTGCAGAAGGCAGCCATTCTTGGAACAGTTGACGTTCTTAGGAATGTTAATTTGTGTATGATGTAGCTTAGGCTTTGGCTTGTTACATCATTACTATTGTCTGTACaatgtgttgtacatgtagaatttcattaaatccgtagtagtagtagtactagtagtagtagtagtagtagtaggtagcagtagtagtagtagtagcagtagcagtagcagtagcagtagcagtagcagtagcagtagcagtagcagtagcagtagcagtagcagtagcagtagcagtagcagtagcagtagcagtagcagtagcagtagcagtagcagtagcagtagcagtagcagtagcagtagcagtagcagtagcagtagcagtagcagtagcagtagcagtagcagtagcagtagcagtagcagtagcagtagcagtagcagtagcagtagcagtagcagtagcagtagcagtagcagtagcagtagcagtagcagtagcagtagcagtagcagtagcagtagcagtagcagtagcagtagcagtagcagtagcagtagcagtagcagtagcagtagcagtagcagtagcagtagcagtagcagtagcagtagcagtagcagtagcagtagcagtagcagtagcagtagcagtagcagtagtagtagtagcagtagtagcagtagcagtagtagtagtagtagtagtagcagtagtagtagcagtagcagtagcagtagtagtagtagcagtagtagtagcagtagcagtagcagtagcagtagtagtagtagcagtagtagtagtagcagtagcagtagcagtagcagtagcagtagcagtagtagtagtagcagtagtagcagtagcagtagtagtagtagtagtagtagtagtagtagtagtagtagtagtagcagtagtagtagtagtagcagtagtagcagtagcagtagtagtagtagcagtagcagtagcagtagcagtagcagtagcagtagtagtagtagcagtagtagcagtagcagtagtagtagtagtagcagtagtagcagtagcagtagtagtagtagtagtagtagcagtagtagtagcagtagcagtagcagtagtagtagtagcagtagtagtagcagtagcagtagcagtagcagtagtagtagtagcagtagtagtagtagcagtagcagtagcagtagcagtagcagtagcagtagtagtagtagcagtagtagcagtagcagtagtagtagtagtagtagtagcagtagtagtagtagtagtagtagcagtagtagtagcagtagcagtagcagtagtagtagtagcagtagtagtagcagtagcagtagcagtagcagtagtagtagtagcagtagtagtagtagcagtagcagtagcagtagcagtagcagtagcagtagtagtagtagcagtagtagcagtagcagtagtagtagtagtagtagtagtagtagtagtagtagcagtagtagcagtagcagtagtagcagtagtagtagtagtagtagtagtggtagtagcacTTACTTCTTAGTAATAGAATCTGGCATCAAGTTAAATCCAAAAACAGATCATTGTCTATTAGCTGGCTGGACTACAAGAAGGCCTATGACTCAGTGGTGCCTACAATTGTTTCGGGTCCACCCTGCACTAATTCACTGGATACAACATCTTCTCTCATTGTGGAGCACTACTCTGTATCTTAGGATGCCATGCAGGTACTGCTCCTATACAGTTTGCGGCTGTCTCTATATGTTGCGGAATTTTTCAAGGAGACACACTAAGTCCATTGCTATTTTGTGTTGCATTGAACCCACTTAGTTTTCTTTTAGATGGGTTAAGTGGCTACCAAGCTACTGCTACCAGACAGATCAATCATCTACTGTACATCAGTGGATGATCTGAAGTTGTTGCAAGATCAGCCTGATTCACAACTAGAGATTTTGCTTCAAACTGTAGATATGTTTTCAGCTGATGTGGGTCTTTCATTTGGTTTGGACAAATGTGCCAAGTTATCAGTAACTTGGCCTATCTGGTTCAATGACACTGTCACAAGATGTTGACATTCGTGAGCTCAATGTGGGGGAGTGTTACAAGGTTTTTTGGAATCAGAAGGTTTGGATTGTGATGGTAGTAAACGGAGAATCTTGGAGATGTATAAGAAGAGGTTATCATTGATCTGGAAGTCTTATCTGAGCGGACCATGTAAAGTGAGAGCCACAGATTCATTTTGTATTCCTGTCTTGACATATAGGTTTAGCATGGACAAAGCAAGAAATAAGTCAGATGGATGTTCAAACTAGAAAACTACTGACAGCAACCTGTAACCATCATCCTAGGAGTGCTGTAGAACGGCTTTACATACCGCGAAGTGCTGGTGGTATTGGCCTGGTCAATGCGGAGAACCTGTACTATAGAAGGTTGGTGGCACTAGCATGCCATCTGAGTTGTTCCTCTGATACTCTGGTAAGTCTGTGCAAAGAGTTAGATAATTCCCTATCAGCACATAGATCCTTAATAGCCCAGGCTGAGGAGTATTATCGTTCATTAGGTCTACCATTTGAATGAACAGTTGTGACTCTATGCGTGATGTGCTTTGTAGAAAGCAGTTACATTCCTTATCTTCATCTCTTTTGGAAAAACCTCTTCATGGCCGGTTTTATTCTTTTGTGGATACTGAGGATGTGAATAAACAGAAGAGTTTTGTGTGGCTGAAACAACATCTACACTCAGAAACTGAATCTACTATCTTTGCCATCCAGAACCAAAAGTGATAGCAACCAGAGTAATGAAGGCAAAAATAATGTACAAATCAGTACCATCATTGAATTGTAGATTATGTGGCCAGGAGGAGGAAACCGTTGTACATCTGTTGTCAGCCTGTCCTGTGCTTGCCCCGACTGCCTACCTCCATTGTCACAATCCGATTGCTGCTGCTATTCACTGGCACTTAATGAGAGCTTATTCATTCCCAAGAGTTAGTCAGTATTGGTGCTCCCATAGACCTGGAATCGTCTGATGTGAAGATACTATGGGATTTTAGTTTATTCACTGACCACCATCATTCAAGCAATCGTCCTAAAATAGTTGTGTTTGATTATTATAAGAAAAAAATCTATTTTATAGAAATATCATGCCCTGCTGATATTAATGTGGTAGTGAACTACGTACAGTAAAGTAGAAACCTacgtagctacattcattatgTCAAAGCACAGACATGCAACTGACAAACTCTACACATATTTAGTTTTGCACAATACATTATTCAGGGTTGGCAGCTTTGTGACTTAGATCGGACCACATTATTTTCGCCCTGCCACCTTGGTTATAGTAATAGTTGACATTAGCTATACTGAAGATAAAATGATTTGCAGGAAACCACTTTTCCCCTCACTACAGAGGACTTTGCACACTTGTCAAGCCCAAAGGTGAGACAAACATCATTGGAAAACATATAAACAGTGTGAAGTAGCCTTTCAAGCTAGATATCCGATTTTGCAAACAATTTAATGTCATCCATATACAACAAATGATTTACTTTTCTCGTAGTGGTGGCCTGATACCCACTCAAGGAATCCAACAGCATACTCAATGGTGTAAGAGTAAGACAAAACAGTAGAGGACTAAGTGTGTCTCCCTGGAAAATACCGCGCTTAATAGAGACTGCTGCCAGCATCACTGGGT contains:
- the LOC136264987 gene encoding uncharacterized protein, with amino-acid sequence MFTQSRSLQYLPFRIRPSPPEFFRLCGEHEESVVHLLAACPSLAATAYLYRHNLVAGVVHWHLMRLHGFLPGSSCWFTHRPPAVVESSAVKILWDFSLQSASHHLSNHPDIVLFDYDLKKIYFIEISCPADVNVPSKEQEKLQKYQSLAHDYHLMYRMPVIIIPVVVGCTGVVSSNCITHLRRIPDFSNNLFCTIQKAAIIGTVHVLRCTNVI